A genomic region of Cannabis sativa cultivar Pink pepper isolate KNU-18-1 chromosome 1, ASM2916894v1, whole genome shotgun sequence contains the following coding sequences:
- the LOC115707206 gene encoding 26S proteasome regulatory subunit 7 — MAPEPEDDFKDEKNPRPLDEDDIALLKTYGLGPYSTLIKKAEKEIKDMAKKVNDLCGIKESDTGLAAPSQWDLVSDKQMMQEEQPLQVARCTKIINPNTEDAKYVINVKQIAKFVVGLGDKVSPTDIEEGMRVGVDRNKYQIQIPLPPKIDPSVTMMTVEEKPDVTYNDVGGCKEQIEKMREVVELPMLHPEKFVKLGIDPPKGVLCYGPPGTGKTLLARAVANRTDACFIRVIGSELVQKYVGEGARMVRELFQMARSKKACIVFFDEVDAIGGARFDDGVGGDNEVQRTMLEIVNQLDGFDARGNIKVLMATNRPDTLDPALLRPGRLDRKVEFGLPDLESRTQIFKIHTRTMNCERDIRFELLARLCPNSTGADIRSVCTEAGMYAIRARRKTVTEKDFLDAVNKVIKGYQKFSATPKYMVYN; from the exons ATGGCGCCTGAACCAGAAGACGACTTCAAGGACGAGAAGAACCCTAGGCCTCTCGATGAGGATGATATCGCTCTCCTCAAGACCTAT GGTTTAGGACCTTACTCGACACTTATCAAGAAAGCAGAAAAGGAGATAAAAGATATGGCTAAGAAGGTCAATGATTTATGTG GGATTAAAGAATCTGATACTGGCTTAGCTGCACCTAGCCAGTGGGATCTTGTTTCTGATAAGCAAATGATGCAGGAGGAGCAACCCCTTCAG GTGGCAAGATGTACAAAGATAATTAATCCGAACACCGAAGACGCAAAATATGTCATAAATGTTAAGCAAATTGCAAAG TTTGTTGTTGGTCTTGGTGACAAAGTCTCCCCAACTGATATAGAAGAAGGCATGCGTGTTGG AGTTGATCGAAACAAATATCAGATTCAGATTCCCTTGCCGCCAAAAATTGATCCCAGTGTGACCATGATGACTGTTGAAGAGAAGCCAGATGTGACTTACAATGATGTTGGTGGATGTAAGGAGCAAATTGAAAAAATGAGAGAA GTTGTTGAACTCCCTATGCTTCATCCAGAGAAATTTGTGAAGCTTGGAATTGATCCTCCTAAAGGTGTTCTCTGTTATGGTCCACCAGGGACGGGTAAAACACTTCTAGCTAGAGCTGTGGCTAATAGAACTGATGCTTGTTTCATTCGTGTCATTGGGAGTGAACTAGTTCAGAAGTACGTCGGAGAAGGAGCTCGAATGGTTCGTGAGTTATTTCAG ATGGCACGTTCAAAGAAGGCATGCATTGTTTTCTTTGATGAAGTTGATGCCATTGGAGGTGCACGTTTTGATGATGGTGTGGGTGGAGACAATGAGGTTCAACGTACTATGCTTGAGATTGTGAATCAGCTTGATGGATTTGATGCTCGTGGAAACATCAAAGTTCTTATGGCAACAAACAG GCCTGATACACTAGATCCAGCGTTGCTTCGTCCTGGACGATTGGATAGAAAAGTTGAGTTTGGTCTCCCCGATCTGGAGAGCAGAACACAAATATTCAAAATCCATACAAGAACAATGAACTGTGAAAGAGATATCCGATTTGAACTTCTGGCTCGGCTCTGCCCAAATTCTACTG GAGCCGATATTAGGAGTGTTTGCACGGAAGCTGGAATGTATGCCATTCGAGCACGAAGGAAGACAGTAACAGAGAAAGACTTCCTTGATGCTGTGAACAAAGTCATTAAGGGATATCAAAAGTTCAGCGCCACACCTAAGTACATGGTCTACAACTAA
- the LOC115707204 gene encoding ATPase 10, plasma membrane-type, giving the protein MAEELEKPLLDPDNFNREGVDLERLPLEEVFEQLRTSPEGLSSNDAEARLTIFGPNMLEEKPENKILKFLSFMWNPLSWVMEAAAVMAIALANGGGQGPDWQDFVGIICLLIINSTISFIEENNAGNAASALMARLAPKTRVLRDGQWQEKDAAILVPGDIIGIKLGDIIPADARLLEGDSLKIDQSALTGESLPVTKRTGDEVFSGSTCKHGEIEAVVIATGVNSFFGKAAHLVDSTEVVGHFQQVLTSIGNFCICSIAVGMILEIIVMFPIQHRSYRDGINNLLVLLIGGIPIAMPTVLSVTLAIGSHRLSQQGAITKRMTAIEEMAGMDILCSDKTGTLTLNRLTVDRNLIEVFHQNMDKDTIILLAARASRLENQDAIDAAIVNMLADPKEARGNITQVHFLPFNPVDKRTAITYIDSDGNWHRASKGAPEQILNLCQEKHEIAAKVHTIIDKFAERGLRSLGVAYQAVPEKTKEGPGGPWTFCGLLPLFDPPRHDSAETIRRALNLGVCVKMITGDQLAIAKETGRRLGMGTNMYPSSSLLARDKNEHEALPVDELIEKADGFAGVFPEHKYEIVKNLQEKKHVVGMTGDGVNDAPALKKADIGIAVADSTDAARSAADIVLTEPGLSVIVSAVLTSRAIFQRMKNYTIYAVSITIRIVLGFVLLALIWEYDFPPFMVLIIAILNDGTIMTISKDRVRPSPRPDSWKLKEIFATGVVIGTYLALVTVLFYWLIIDTTFFETHFHVRSLSSNSEEVSSAVYLQVSIISQALIFVTRSQSWSFLERPGALLMCAFVIAQLVATLIAVYAHISFAYIRGIGWGWGGVIWLYSLIFYIPLDIIKFAVRYALSGEAWNLLFDKKTAFTTKKDYGKEDRAAKWVLSQRSLQGLMSLDLENTGRRKSSMIAEQAKRRAEIARLGELHNLRGHVESMMRLKNLDNSVIQSAHTV; this is encoded by the exons ATGGCTGAGGAGTTGGAGAAGCCGTTGCTTGATCCCGATAATTTTAATAGGGAAGGAGTTGATTTg GAACGATTACCCTTGGAAGAAGTTTTTGAGCAACTAAGAACATCGCCGGAAGGACTCTCATCCAATGATGCTGAAGCAAGATTGACAATCTTTGGTCCTAACATGCTTGAAGAGAAGCCA GAGAACAAAATATTGAAATTTCTTAGTTTTATGTGGAATCCATTATCATGGGTCATGGAAGCTGCTGCTGTGATGGCAATTGCCCTTGCTAATGGTGGA GGGCAAGGTCCAGATTGGCAAGATTTTGTAGGGATTATCTGCCTACTAATAATCAACTCCACAATAAGTTTTATAGAAGAAAATAATGCTGGAAATGCTGCTTCAGCCCTCATGGCCCGTTTAGCTCCAAAAACAAGA GTTCTCAGAGATGGCCAGTGGCAAGAGAAAGATGCAGCAATCCTAGTACCAGGAGATATAATTGGTATAAAGCTTGGAGATATTATTCCAGCTGATGCTCGCCTGCTAGAAGGGGATTCATTAAAAATTGATCAG TCAGCTCTTACTGGAGAGTCTCTACCAGTCACTAAGAGAACAGGTGATGAGGTGTTTTCTGGTTCAACCTGCAAGCATGGAGAAATTGAAGCTGTTGTTATAGCAACTGGAGTTAACTCTTTCTTTGGAAAAGCAGCACATTTAGTTGACTCAACAGAAGTTGTTGGACATTTTCAGCAG GTCCTTACCTCCATTGGAAATTTCTGCATTTGTTCTATTGCTGTAGGAATGATTCTGGAAATCATTGTCATGTTCCCTATACAGCACCGCTCTTACAGGGATGGAATCAACAACCTTCTTGTTCTCTTAATTGGAGGAATACCCATAGCTATGCCTACAGTGTTGTCTGTGACACTTGCTATCGGTTCTCATAGACTCTCTCAACAG GGTGCCATTACAAAAAGGATGACAGCAATTGAAGAAATGGCAGGCATGGATATCCTCTGCAGCGATAAAACTGGAACTCTTACCCTGAACCGCCTCACTGTTGATAGAAACCTCATTGAG GTTTTTCACCAAAATATGGACAAAGACACAATTATCTTGCTAGCAGCCAGAGCATCAAGGCTGGAAAATCAGGATGCTATTGATGCAGCCATTGTCAACATGCTCGCCGATCCAAAGGAG GCCCGTGGAAACATTACGCAAGTACACTTCTTGCCATTCAATCCAGTGGACAAGCGCACCGCAATTACATACATCGATTCTGATGGTAATTGGCACAGAGCCAGCAAAGGAGCTCCAGAACAG ATCTTAAATCTTTGCCAAGAAAAACATGAGATTGCTGCTAAAGTGCATACCATAATAGACAAATTTGCTGAAAGGGGATTGCGGTCCCTTGGAGTTGCTTATCAG GCAGTTCCAGAGAAAACCAAGGAGGGTCCTGGAGGTCCTTGGACATTTTGTGGACTCTTGCCTTTGTTTGACCCTCCAAGACATGATAGTGCAGAGACCATTCGTAGAGCACTAAACCTTGGAGTCTGTGTAAAGATGATTACAG GTGACCAGTTGGCAATAGCAAAGGAGACTGGGAGAAGACTTGGGATGGGAACGAACATGtatccttcttcttcattgcTAGCTCGTGATAAAAATGAACATGAAGCTCTCCCGGTGGATGAGCTCATTGAAAAGGCTGATGGTTTTGCAGGCGTATTTCCTG AACACAAATATGAAATTGTGAAAAATTTACAAGAGAAGAAACATGTAGTGGGAATGACTGGAGATGGGGTAAATGATGCACCTGCTTTAAAGAAAGCAGATATTGGAATAGCAGTTGCTGATTCTACAGATGCTGCAAGAAGTGCTGCTGATATAGTCTTAACTGAGCCTGGTTTAAGTGTGATTGTCAGTGCAGTCTTAACTAGCCGAGCTATATTCCAACGAATGAAAAATTATACA ATATATGCAGTCTCTATAACGATTAGGATTGTG CTTGGCTTCGTGCTACTTGCATTGATTTGGGAGTATGACTTCCCACCATTCATGGTTTTGATTATAGCAATACTCAATGATG GAACCATCATGACAATCTCCAAAGATCGAGTAAGGCCCTCTCCAAGGCCTGACAGTTGGAAGCTCAAAGAGATTTTCGCAACAGGCGTTGTCATTGGCACATATCTTGCACTGGTGACTGTATTATTTTACTGGCTCATAATTGACACCACCTTCTTTGAG ACACATTTCCATGTAAGATCATTGTCCAGCAACAGTGAAGAAGTCTCATCTGCTGTGTATCTGCAAGTCAGCATAATCAGCCAGGCTCTTATATTCGTTACTCGTAGTCAAAGTTGGTCTTTCCTAGAGAGACCAGGAGCTCTTCTGATGTGTGCTTTTGTTATTGCCCAACTG GTGGCTACCTTAATTGCTGTCTATGCACATATCAGCTTTGCTTACATTAGAGGCATTGGATGGGGATGGGGTGGAGTCATATGGCTATATAGCCTCATCTTTTACATACCCCTTGACATTATCAAGTTTGCAGTTCGGTATGCTTTGAGTGGAGAAGCTTGGAATCTATTATTTGATAAAAAG ACTGCCTTTACTACTAAAAAAGACTATGGAAAGGAAGACCGTGCAGCTAAGTGGGTACTTTCTCAGAGAAGTCTCCAAGGGTTGATGTCTTTAGATTTGGAAAACACAGGAAGGCGTAAGTCTTCGATGATTGCAGAACAGGCCAAGCGCCGGGCTGAAATAGCCAG ATTGGGAGAGTTGCACAATCTAAGGGGACACGTAGAATCAATGATGAGGCTTAAAAATTTGGATAACAGTGTAATCCAATCAGCTCATACAGTATGA
- the LOC115707205 gene encoding triacylglycerol lipase OBL1: MASTSQQNNGYEDGFRYVVVRPEKGGLGDLFRYAVMGNIVSGLMFLESSDDDILGNEVIDNRWVIVVSIIARKIIALFGKPLEWTGYLLDFILNLLSQNGNLIGLFCNIVCGRVVVPRRGTETFISTIGQLDGRIDLHKGESLAREIDGEVEIGTRALMDLCIMASKLAYENAQVVNNVVVHHWKMHFVDFYNGWNYFQKEPSTQVFILCDKPKDANLILISFRGTEPFDADDWITDFDYSWYEIPNFGKVHMGFIEALGLGNRTDVTTFQSKLLMNHRESNDSDVSKRTQPSDIGQGGSSTSEGQLQPEMLEMSAYYAVRRKLKSLLDEHKNAKFVVTGHSLGGALAILFPTVLVLHKEMELMQKLLGVYTFGQPRIGNRELGKIMESHLNSPVPRYIRVVYCNDLVPRLPYDDKTFLYHHFGVCLYYDSFYVEQKVKEEPNKNFFQLRNAFAVYVNAIWELIRSYIMKYVYGKDYVEGWFEIVVRKIGLALPGISAHGPTDYVNSVRLGREHSLHMSSL; the protein is encoded by the exons GTTAGTGGGCTAATGTTCTTGGAGAGCTCAGATGACGACATTTTGGGTAACGAGGTCATAGATAACAGGTGGGTTATTGTTGTTTCCATAATTGCTAGGAAAATCATAGCTTTATTTGGGAAACCCTTGGAGTGGACTGGATATCTGCTCGATTTCATTCTTAATCTCCTTTCCCAGAACGGTAACCTCATTGGCTTGTTCTGCAACATTGTCTGTG GAAGGGTAGTGGTGCCGAGGAGGGGCACAGAGACTTTTATTAGTACAATTGGACAATTAGATGGGCGGATAGACCTTCACAAGGGGGAAAGCTTAGCCAGAGAAATTGATGGGGAGGTGGAAATAGGAACCCGGGCTCTTATGGACCTCTGCATTATGGCATCGAAGTTAGCATATGAGAATGCCCAAGTGGTTAATAATGTCGTAGTCCATCACTGGAAG ATGCATTTCGTGGACTTTTACAACGGCTGGAATT ATTTCCAAAAGGAGCCGTCCACTCAAGTATTCATACTCTGCGACAAGCCTAAAGATGCAAATTTGATATTGATTAGCTTCCGGGGCACAGAACCTTTTGATGCTGATGATTGGATTACTGATTTTGATTATTCATGGTATGAGATACCAAATTTCGGAAAGGTTCATATGGGATTCATAGAAGCTTTAGGTCTAGGAAACAGAACTGATGTCACAACATTTCAAAGTAAGCTTCTAATGAATCACAGAGAGTCAAACGACAGTGATGTTTCAAAACGCACTCAACCATCTGACATAGGACAAGGTGGATCTTCTACGAGTGAAGGGCAACTCCAACCAGAAATGCTGGAAATGTCAGCATACTACGCTGTGAGAAGGAAGCTCAAAAGCTTACTAGACGAGCACAAGAACGCGAAATTTGTAGTCACCGGCCACAGTTTAGGTGGGGCATTGGCCATATTGTTCCCCACAGTGCTGGTGCTTCACAAAGAAATGGAGCTAATGCAGAAGCTCTTGGGTGTCTACACATTTGGACAACCTAGAATTGGTAACAGGGAGCTGGGGAAAATCATGGAATCCCATTTGAATAGTCCAGTCCCAAGGTACATCAGGGTGGTCTACTGCAACGATCTTGTACCTCGGTTGCCCTATGATGACAAAACGTTCTTGTATCACCATTTTGGGGTCTGCCTTTACTACGACAGCTTCTATGTTGAGCAA AAGGTGAAAGAGGAACCGAACAAAAATTTCTTTCAGCTGAGAAATGCTTTTGCAGTGTATGTTAATGCCATATGGGAGTTGATAAGAAGTTATATTATGAAATACGTGTACGGGAAAGACTACGTCGAAGGGTGGTTTGAGATAGTGGTGAGGAAAATCGGACTTGCACTTCCTGGAATCTCAGCACATGGTCCAACAGATTATGTTAACTCCGTGAGGCTGGGACGTGAACACAGCCTTCATATGTCGTCTCTTTGA